The following coding sequences are from one Pseudomonas oryzae window:
- the panB gene encoding 3-methyl-2-oxobutanoate hydroxymethyltransferase — MPDVTLTTLQGLKQNGEKIVMLTSYDATFASASCAAGVEVLLVGDSLGNVLQGHDSTLPVSVADMAYHTACVKRGNRGALILTDLPFMSYATVEQALASSAELMRAGAHMVKLEGGAWLAETVRRLADNGIPACVHLGLTPQSVNLFGGYKVQGRDEARAQAMREAARSLEEAGAAMLLLECVPSALAAEITRSVRIPVIGIGAGVDTDGQVLVVHDMLGLNPRPAKFVKNFMAGQTSIQDALAAYTQAVKSGQFPAPEHGFSA, encoded by the coding sequence ATGCCTGATGTCACCCTCACCACGCTGCAGGGTCTCAAGCAGAATGGCGAGAAGATCGTCATGCTGACCAGTTACGACGCCACCTTCGCCAGCGCGTCCTGCGCCGCCGGCGTCGAGGTGCTGCTGGTCGGCGACTCGCTCGGCAACGTCCTGCAGGGGCATGACAGCACCCTGCCGGTCAGCGTCGCCGACATGGCCTACCACACCGCCTGCGTCAAGCGCGGCAACCGTGGCGCGCTGATCCTCACCGACCTGCCGTTCATGAGCTACGCCACCGTCGAGCAGGCGCTCGCCAGCAGCGCCGAGCTGATGCGCGCCGGCGCGCACATGGTCAAGCTCGAGGGCGGCGCCTGGCTGGCCGAGACTGTGCGGCGCCTGGCCGACAACGGCATTCCGGCCTGCGTGCACCTGGGCCTGACCCCGCAGTCGGTCAACCTGTTCGGCGGCTACAAGGTCCAGGGCCGCGACGAGGCCCGCGCCCAGGCCATGCGCGAAGCCGCACGCAGCCTCGAGGAGGCCGGCGCGGCGATGCTGCTGCTCGAATGCGTGCCCAGCGCGCTGGCCGCCGAGATCACCCGCTCGGTGCGCATCCCGGTGATCGGCATCGGCGCCGGCGTGGATACCGACGGCCAGGTGCTGGTCGTCCACGACATGCTCGGCCTCAACCCGCGCCCGGCCAAGTTCGTGAAAAACTTCATGGCCGGCCAGACCAGCATCCAGGATGCCCTGGCCGCCTATACCCAGGCCGTCAAGAGCGGCCAGTTCCCCGCCCCCGAACACGGTTTCTCCGCATGA
- the sfsA gene encoding DNA/RNA nuclease SfsA: MHFDPPLEEGRLLRRYKRFLADIETPAGETLTIHCANTGSMLNCMAAGGRVWFSRSHDPKRKLPGTWELSETPQGRLACVNTARANALVEEALRAGVIVELAGFTALQREVRYGAENSRVDFRLDYPAGAAYVEVKSVTLGFDGTPVAAFPDARTARGARHLRELAALARCGVRAVQLYCVNLSGIAAVRAAAEIDPHYAQELQAAVAAGVEVLAYGAELSPQGIRLARRLEVILPGG, from the coding sequence ATGCACTTTGATCCGCCGCTGGAGGAGGGCCGTCTGCTGCGGCGCTACAAGCGCTTCCTCGCCGACATCGAGACGCCCGCGGGAGAGACGCTGACCATCCACTGTGCCAACACCGGCTCGATGCTCAACTGCATGGCCGCGGGCGGACGGGTATGGTTCAGCCGCTCGCATGATCCGAAGCGCAAGCTGCCGGGTACCTGGGAGCTGAGTGAGACCCCGCAGGGGCGCCTGGCCTGCGTCAACACCGCACGGGCCAATGCGCTGGTCGAGGAGGCGCTGCGCGCCGGCGTCATCGTCGAGCTGGCCGGCTTCACCGCGCTGCAGCGCGAGGTGCGCTACGGCGCGGAGAACAGCCGCGTCGACTTTCGCCTGGATTACCCCGCTGGTGCCGCCTACGTCGAGGTCAAGAGCGTGACCCTGGGCTTCGATGGCACTCCGGTGGCGGCCTTTCCCGACGCGCGCACCGCGCGCGGCGCCAGACACCTGCGCGAGCTGGCCGCCCTGGCGCGCTGCGGCGTGCGTGCGGTGCAGCTGTACTGCGTGAACCTCAGCGGCATCGCGGCGGTGCGGGCGGCGGCGGAGATCGATCCGCACTACGCGCAGGAGCTGCAGGCGGCGGTGGCGGCGGGGGTCGAGGTACTGGCCTATGGCGCCGAGCTGTCGCCGCAGGGGATACGGCTGGCGCGGCGTCTGGAGGTCATCCTGCCTGGCGGCTGA
- a CDS encoding sensor histidine kinase, with the protein MPTSFNLTHLLLISAGYLLVLFGVAWLTERGAVPRALVRHPLVYILSLGVYASAWAFYGAVGLAYQYGYGFLAIYLGLSGAFLLAPVLLYPILRLTRTYQLSSLADLFAFRFRSTWAGTLTTLFMLVAVLPLLALQIQAVADSIAIITGEPTRERVALGFCALLTLFTILFGSRRIATRERHEGLVLAIAFESLIKLCAMTAIGLYALYGVFEGPAGLEQWLLQNQTALTTLHTPLQEGPWRTLLLVFFAAAIVMPHMFHMAFAENLNPRALATASWGLPLFLLLMSLAVPPILWGGLKLGVATSPEYFTLGIGLDVGNPWLVLAAYIGGLAAASGLVIVVTLALSGMALNHLVLPLYQPPAEGNIYRWLKWTRRALIAAIIAASYGFYLLIVSDQELSHLGTVSFVATLQFLPGALSVLYWPSANRRGFIGGLLAGATVWILTMLLPLIGEVPGFYLPLLNLVYVLDDTSWHLAGIASLAVNVLVFTLVSLFTEASVEEQSAAEACAVDNVRRPQRRELVAASPQEFASELAKPLGARTAQREVEQALRDLGLPFDEQRPYALRRLRDRIEANLSGLMGPSVAQDIVENFLPFKAGGETYVTEDIHFIESRLEDYQSRLTGLAAELDALRRYHRQTLQELPMGVCSLAQDQEIIKWNRAMEELTGIEAHRVVGSRLATLPEPWRELLTAFIEAPDEHLHKQRLSLDGQTRWFNLHKAAIDEPLAPGNSGLVLLVEDLTETQLLEDRLVHSERLASIGRLAAGVAHEIGNPVTGIACLAQNLHEERAGDPEIAETAEQIIEQTKRITRIVQSLMSFAHAGGRQQSSEPVCLADAAREAISLLSLNRDYDVHYFNLCDPQHWVEGDAQRLAQVLINLLSNARDASPHGGAIRVRTEAGEHTVDLLVEDEGPGIPRSIVERLFEPFFTTKDPGKGTGLGLALVYSIVEEHYGQITIDSPADPENQRGTRFRITLPRFGGHMAADTP; encoded by the coding sequence ATGCCGACGAGCTTTAACCTGACCCACCTGCTGCTGATCAGCGCCGGCTACCTGCTGGTGCTGTTCGGCGTCGCCTGGCTGACCGAGCGCGGCGCGGTACCGCGCGCCCTGGTGCGCCACCCGCTGGTCTACATCCTGTCGCTCGGCGTGTACGCCAGCGCCTGGGCCTTCTACGGCGCGGTCGGCCTGGCCTACCAGTACGGCTACGGCTTCCTGGCCATCTACCTCGGCCTGTCCGGCGCCTTCCTGCTCGCCCCGGTACTGCTCTACCCGATCCTGCGCCTGACGCGCACCTACCAGCTGTCCTCGCTGGCCGACCTGTTCGCCTTCCGCTTCCGCAGCACCTGGGCCGGCACCCTGACCACCCTGTTCATGCTGGTCGCCGTGCTGCCGCTGCTCGCCCTGCAGATCCAGGCGGTCGCCGACAGCATCGCCATCATCACCGGCGAGCCGACTCGCGAGCGGGTGGCCCTGGGCTTCTGCGCCCTGCTCACCCTGTTCACCATCCTGTTCGGTTCGCGGCGCATCGCCACCCGCGAGCGCCACGAGGGACTGGTACTGGCGATCGCCTTCGAGTCGCTGATCAAGCTGTGCGCCATGACCGCCATCGGCCTGTACGCCCTGTACGGCGTGTTCGAGGGGCCGGCCGGCCTCGAACAGTGGCTGCTGCAGAACCAGACCGCGCTGACCACCCTGCACACCCCGCTGCAGGAAGGCCCCTGGCGCACCCTGCTGCTGGTGTTCTTCGCCGCCGCCATCGTCATGCCGCACATGTTCCACATGGCCTTCGCCGAGAACCTCAACCCGCGCGCGCTGGCTACCGCCAGCTGGGGCCTGCCGCTGTTCCTGCTGCTGATGAGCCTCGCCGTGCCGCCGATCCTGTGGGGCGGCCTCAAGCTCGGCGTGGCCACCAGCCCGGAATACTTCACCCTCGGCATCGGCCTCGACGTCGGCAATCCCTGGCTGGTGCTGGCCGCCTACATCGGCGGCCTCGCCGCCGCCAGCGGCCTGGTCATCGTGGTCACCCTGGCGCTGTCGGGGATGGCCCTCAATCACCTGGTGCTGCCGCTCTACCAGCCGCCGGCCGAGGGCAACATCTACCGCTGGCTGAAGTGGACGCGCCGCGCGCTGATCGCCGCGATCATCGCCGCCAGCTACGGCTTCTACCTGCTGATCGTCTCCGATCAGGAACTGTCGCACCTGGGCACCGTGTCCTTCGTCGCCACCCTGCAGTTCCTGCCCGGCGCGCTGTCGGTACTGTACTGGCCGAGCGCCAACCGCCGCGGCTTCATCGGCGGCCTGCTGGCCGGCGCCACGGTGTGGATCCTGACCATGCTGCTGCCGCTGATCGGCGAGGTGCCGGGCTTCTACCTGCCGCTGCTCAACCTGGTCTACGTGCTCGATGACACCAGCTGGCACCTGGCCGGGATCGCCTCGCTGGCGGTCAACGTGCTGGTGTTCACCCTGGTGTCGCTGTTCACCGAGGCCAGCGTCGAGGAGCAGAGCGCCGCCGAAGCCTGCGCGGTGGACAACGTGCGGCGCCCGCAGCGCCGCGAACTGGTCGCCGCCTCGCCCCAGGAGTTCGCCAGCGAGCTGGCCAAACCGCTCGGGGCGCGCACCGCCCAGCGCGAGGTGGAGCAGGCCCTGCGCGACCTCGGCCTGCCCTTCGACGAGCAGCGTCCCTACGCCCTGCGCCGCCTGCGCGACCGCATCGAGGCCAACCTGTCCGGCCTCATGGGGCCCAGCGTCGCCCAGGACATCGTCGAGAACTTCCTGCCCTTCAAGGCCGGCGGCGAAACCTACGTCACCGAGGACATCCACTTCATCGAGAGCCGCCTGGAAGACTACCAGTCGCGCCTGACCGGCCTGGCCGCCGAACTCGACGCGCTGCGCCGCTACCACCGGCAGACCCTGCAGGAGCTGCCGATGGGGGTCTGCTCGCTGGCCCAGGACCAGGAAATCATCAAGTGGAACCGAGCCATGGAGGAGCTCACCGGCATCGAGGCGCATCGCGTGGTCGGCTCACGCCTGGCCACCCTGCCCGAACCCTGGCGCGAACTGCTCACCGCCTTCATCGAGGCGCCCGACGAACACCTGCACAAGCAGCGCCTGTCCCTCGACGGCCAGACGCGCTGGTTCAACCTGCACAAGGCGGCAATCGACGAGCCGCTGGCGCCCGGCAACAGCGGCCTGGTGCTGCTGGTCGAGGACCTCACCGAAACCCAGTTGCTGGAGGACCGCCTGGTCCACTCCGAACGGCTGGCGTCGATCGGCCGCCTGGCCGCCGGGGTGGCCCATGAGATCGGCAACCCGGTCACCGGCATCGCCTGCCTGGCGCAGAACCTCCACGAGGAGCGCGCCGGCGACCCCGAGATCGCCGAGACCGCCGAGCAGATCATCGAGCAGACCAAGCGCATCACCCGCATCGTCCAGTCGCTGATGAGCTTCGCCCACGCCGGCGGTCGCCAGCAGAGCAGCGAGCCGGTGTGCCTGGCCGACGCGGCGCGCGAGGCGATCAGCCTGCTGTCGCTGAACCGCGACTACGACGTGCACTACTTCAACCTGTGCGACCCGCAGCACTGGGTCGAGGGCGACGCCCAGCGTCTCGCCCAGGTGCTGATCAACCTGCTGTCCAACGCGCGCGACGCCTCGCCCCACGGCGGCGCCATCCGCGTGCGCACCGAGGCCGGCGAGCACACCGTCGACCTGCTGGTCGAGGACGAGGGCCCGGGGATTCCCCGCTCGATCGTCGAGCGCCTGTTCGAACCTTTCTTCACCACCAAAGACCCCGGCAAAGGGACCGGCCTGGGCCTCGCACTGGTCTATTCGATCGTCGAGGAGCATTATGGACAGATAACCATCGACAGCCCGGCAGACCCGGAAAACCAGCGTGGTACGCGCTTCCGGATCACCTTGCCGCGCTTTGGCGGCCACATGGCTGCCGACACCCCGTGA
- the dksA gene encoding RNA polymerase-binding protein DksA, with product MPTNTQDKSTQIRSFEPYQETPGEEYMGDKMRAHFTAILNGWKKQLMEEVDRTVHHMQDEAANFPDPADRASQEEEFSLELRTRDRERKLIKKIDETLQLIEDNDYGWCESCGVEIGIRRLEARPTATLCIDCKTLAEIKEKQLGS from the coding sequence ATGCCGACCAATACCCAAGACAAAAGCACCCAGATCCGCAGCTTCGAACCCTACCAGGAGACCCCCGGCGAGGAATACATGGGCGACAAGATGCGCGCCCACTTCACCGCCATTCTCAACGGCTGGAAGAAGCAGCTGATGGAGGAAGTCGACCGCACCGTGCACCACATGCAGGATGAGGCCGCCAACTTCCCGGACCCTGCCGACCGCGCCAGTCAGGAAGAGGAGTTCAGCCTCGAACTGCGCACCCGCGATCGCGAGCGCAAGCTGATCAAGAAGATCGACGAGACGCTGCAGCTGATCGAGGACAACGACTACGGCTGGTGCGAGTCCTGCGGCGTCGAGATCGGCATCCGCCGCCTCGAGGCACGGCCGACCGCCACCCTGTGCATCGACTGCAAGACCCTCGCGGAAATCAAGGAAAAGCAGCTGGGTTCCTGA
- a CDS encoding sigma-54-dependent transcriptional regulator gives MAHILIVEDETIIRSALRRLLERNQYQVSEAGSVQEARERYSIPGFDLVISDLRLPGAPGTELIGLAEGTPVLIMTSYASLRSAVDSMKLGAIDYIAKPFDHDEMLQAVARILRERQTRTVAPPSPAAEVASPAAAAPSTDIGIIGQCAAMQDLYGKIRKVAPTDSTVLIQGESGTGKELVARALHNLSRRAKAPLISVNCAAIPETLIESELFGHEKGAFTGATAGRTGLVEAADGGTLFLDEIGELPLEAQARLLRVLQEGEIRRVGSVQSQKVDVRLIAATHRDLKNLAKNGQFREDLYYRLHVISLRLPALREREDDVLEIARVFLARQCARMGREPLQFSAEALKAIRHYNWPGNVRELENAIERAVILCEGTSIPVDLLGIDVELELPEDFAADLPPLPAGSEPAENLSLEDYFQHFVLEHQDHMTETELARKLGISRKCLWERRQRLGIPRRKSGAATD, from the coding sequence ATGGCACACATCCTCATCGTCGAAGACGAAACCATCATCCGCTCGGCACTGCGTCGCCTGCTGGAGCGCAACCAGTACCAGGTCAGCGAGGCTGGCTCGGTACAGGAGGCGCGCGAACGCTACAGCATCCCCGGCTTCGACCTGGTGATCAGCGACCTGCGCCTGCCCGGCGCGCCGGGCACCGAGCTGATCGGCCTGGCCGAAGGCACCCCGGTGCTGATCATGACCAGCTACGCCAGCCTGCGCTCGGCGGTCGACTCGATGAAGCTCGGCGCCATCGACTACATCGCCAAGCCGTTCGACCACGACGAAATGCTCCAGGCGGTGGCGCGCATCCTGCGCGAGCGCCAGACCCGCACCGTGGCTCCGCCCAGCCCCGCCGCCGAGGTCGCCAGCCCGGCCGCCGCAGCCCCCAGCACCGACATCGGCATCATCGGCCAGTGCGCGGCGATGCAGGATCTGTACGGCAAGATTCGCAAGGTCGCGCCGACCGACTCCACCGTGCTGATCCAGGGCGAGTCCGGCACCGGCAAGGAGCTGGTGGCGCGCGCCCTGCACAACCTGTCGCGGCGCGCCAAGGCGCCGCTGATCTCGGTGAACTGCGCGGCGATTCCGGAGACCCTGATCGAGTCGGAGCTGTTCGGCCACGAGAAGGGCGCCTTCACCGGCGCCACCGCCGGACGCACCGGCCTGGTCGAGGCGGCCGACGGCGGCACCCTGTTCCTCGACGAGATCGGCGAGCTGCCGCTGGAGGCCCAGGCGCGCCTGCTGCGCGTGCTGCAGGAGGGCGAGATCCGCCGGGTCGGCTCGGTGCAATCGCAGAAGGTCGACGTGCGCCTGATCGCCGCCACCCACCGCGACCTGAAGAACCTGGCCAAGAACGGCCAGTTCCGCGAGGACCTCTACTACCGCCTGCACGTCATTTCCCTGCGCCTGCCGGCGCTGCGCGAGCGCGAGGACGACGTGCTGGAGATCGCCCGGGTGTTCCTGGCCCGCCAGTGCGCGCGCATGGGCCGCGAGCCGCTGCAGTTCTCGGCCGAGGCGCTCAAGGCGATCCGCCACTACAACTGGCCGGGCAACGTGCGCGAACTGGAGAACGCCATCGAGCGCGCGGTGATCCTCTGCGAGGGCACGAGCATTCCGGTCGACCTGCTCGGCATCGACGTCGAGCTGGAGCTGCCCGAGGACTTCGCCGCCGACCTGCCACCGCTGCCGGCCGGCAGCGAGCCCGCCGAGAACCTGTCGCTGGAGGACTACTTCCAGCACTTCGTCCTCGAACACCAGGACCACATGACCGAGACCGAACTGGCACGCAAGCTCGGCATCAGCCGCAAGTGCCTGTGGGAACGCCGCCAGCGCCTGGGCATCCCGCGGCGCAAGTCGGGGGCCGCCACCGACTGA
- a CDS encoding Rieske (2Fe-2S) protein, which yields MQRLCSSDELSEGDSRGFPLNGGSVLLVRRDGRVYAYRNRCPHRGIPLEWQPDQFLDVSGSLIQCATHGALFVIESGECVAGPCAGESLVALATREQDGAIWIAG from the coding sequence ATGCAGCGACTGTGCAGCAGCGACGAACTGAGCGAAGGCGACAGCCGCGGCTTCCCCCTGAACGGCGGCAGCGTTCTGCTGGTACGGCGCGACGGTCGGGTGTACGCCTACCGCAACCGCTGTCCGCACCGCGGCATTCCCCTCGAGTGGCAGCCCGACCAGTTCCTCGACGTCAGCGGCAGCCTGATCCAGTGCGCCACCCACGGCGCCCTGTTCGTCATCGAGTCCGGCGAGTGCGTGGCGGGCCCCTGCGCCGGCGAAAGCCTGGTCGCCCTGGCCACTCGCGAACAGGACGGCGCCATCTGGATCGCGGGATAG
- a CDS encoding polynucleotide adenylyltransferase PcnB, with the protein MLKKLFQTLRSPLRRTRAVRTTPEVLGNRQHPLRREQISRNAVSVVERLQKAGYKAYLVGGCVRDLLLGIEPKDFDVATSATPEQVRAEFRNARVIGRRFKLVHVHFGREIIEVATFRAHHSQGEDDEDSAQASRHESGRILRDNVYGSQEDDAQRRDFTINALYYDPNSEHILDYAHGVHDIRNRLVRLIGVPEQRYLEDPVRMLRAVRFAAKLGFDIDKHSAEPIRRLAPLLNDIPAARLFDEVLKLFLAGQGVRTFELLCDYDLFAPLFPASAAALKADPEYAGALMRQALANTDERIRLGKPVTPAFLFAALLWPALPARAAALQARGMPALPALQEAAHEVISEQCRRTAIPKRFTLPLREIWDMQERLPRRQGKRADLLLENPRFRAGYDFLLLRESAGEETGDLGEWWTHYQDASDSERRSMIRALSEGEGRDKAPRKRRRSPRKRRNDSPSGQPQE; encoded by the coding sequence ATGCTGAAGAAGCTGTTCCAGACCCTGCGCTCTCCCCTGCGCCGCACCCGGGCCGTCCGCACCACGCCGGAGGTGCTCGGCAACCGCCAGCACCCGCTGCGCCGCGAGCAGATCAGCCGCAACGCCGTCTCCGTGGTCGAGCGCCTGCAGAAGGCCGGCTACAAGGCCTATCTGGTCGGCGGCTGCGTGCGCGACCTGCTGCTGGGCATCGAGCCCAAGGACTTCGACGTGGCCACCAGCGCCACCCCCGAGCAGGTGCGCGCCGAGTTCCGCAACGCGCGGGTGATCGGCCGCCGCTTCAAGCTGGTCCACGTGCACTTCGGCCGTGAGATCATCGAGGTGGCGACCTTCCGCGCCCACCACTCGCAGGGCGAGGACGACGAGGACAGCGCCCAGGCCTCGCGCCACGAAAGCGGCCGCATCCTGCGCGACAACGTGTATGGCAGCCAGGAAGACGACGCCCAGCGCCGCGACTTCACCATCAACGCGCTGTACTACGATCCCAACAGCGAGCACATCCTCGACTACGCCCACGGTGTGCACGACATCCGCAACCGCCTGGTACGCCTGATCGGCGTGCCCGAGCAGCGCTACCTCGAGGATCCGGTGCGCATGCTGCGCGCGGTGCGCTTCGCCGCCAAGCTCGGCTTCGACATCGACAAGCACAGCGCCGAGCCGATCCGCCGCCTGGCCCCGCTGCTCAACGACATTCCCGCCGCGCGCCTGTTCGACGAGGTGCTCAAGCTGTTCCTCGCCGGCCAAGGCGTGCGCACCTTCGAGCTGCTCTGCGACTACGACCTGTTCGCTCCGCTGTTCCCGGCCAGCGCCGCCGCGCTGAAGGCCGATCCGGAGTACGCCGGCGCGCTGATGCGCCAGGCGCTGGCCAACACCGACGAACGCATCCGCCTCGGCAAGCCGGTGACCCCGGCCTTCCTGTTCGCCGCCCTGCTCTGGCCGGCCCTGCCGGCTCGCGCCGCCGCGCTGCAGGCGCGCGGCATGCCGGCGCTCCCGGCGCTGCAGGAGGCCGCCCACGAGGTGATCAGCGAGCAGTGCCGGCGCACCGCCATCCCCAAGCGCTTCACCCTGCCGCTGCGCGAGATCTGGGACATGCAGGAGCGCCTGCCGCGCCGCCAGGGCAAGCGCGCCGACCTGCTGCTGGAGAATCCGCGCTTCCGCGCCGGCTACGACTTCCTGCTGCTGCGCGAGAGCGCCGGCGAGGAAACCGGCGACCTGGGCGAGTGGTGGACGCACTACCAGGACGCCAGCGACAGCGAACGGCGCAGCATGATCCGCGCCCTCAGCGAGGGCGAAGGCCGCGACAAGGCACCGCGCAAGCGCCGGCGCAGCCCGCGCAAGCGGCGCAATGACAGCCCCAGCGGCCAGCCGCAGGAGTAA
- the folK gene encoding 2-amino-4-hydroxy-6-hydroxymethyldihydropteridine diphosphokinase yields MARVYIGLGSNLAEPRRQLEAALGALAQLPRCRLVAVSSLYASDPLGPPDQPRYVNAAAALDCELAPLELLDALQAIEREQGRERKAERWGPRTLDLDILLFGDLQLDEERLTVPHYHMHARAFVLYPLAEIAPELRLPDGRPLHELLAACPFVGLERLADATSAG; encoded by the coding sequence ATGGCCCGCGTCTATATCGGTCTAGGCAGCAATCTCGCCGAGCCGCGCCGCCAGCTCGAGGCCGCCCTCGGCGCCCTTGCACAGCTGCCGCGCTGCCGGCTGGTCGCGGTGTCCTCGCTGTACGCCAGCGACCCGCTCGGCCCGCCGGACCAGCCGCGCTACGTCAACGCCGCCGCCGCGCTGGATTGCGAGCTCGCCCCGCTCGAGCTGCTCGACGCCCTGCAGGCCATCGAGCGCGAGCAGGGCCGCGAGCGCAAGGCCGAGCGCTGGGGGCCGCGTACCCTGGACCTGGACATCCTGCTGTTCGGGGACCTGCAACTGGACGAGGAACGCCTGACCGTGCCGCACTATCATATGCACGCGCGCGCCTTCGTCCTCTATCCGCTGGCCGAGATCGCTCCCGAGCTGCGCCTGCCGGACGGCCGCCCGCTGCACGAGCTGCTCGCCGCCTGCCCGTTCGTCGGCCTCGAGCGTCTCGCCGACGCGACGTCCGCGGGCTGA
- the gluQRS gene encoding tRNA glutamyl-Q(34) synthetase GluQRS, whose amino-acid sequence MSPATAYTGRFAPTPSGYLHFGSLVAALASWLDARAAGGRWLLRMEDLDPPREVPGAQDAILRALETYGLEWDGTVQRQSARHAAYAAAVNDLLARGLAYPCTCSRKQLEGQTIYPGTCRDAGRPLADAAIRLRVPDAEYRFVDRVQGAFAQNLAREVGDFVIRRRDGLFAYQLAVVLDDAWQGVTDIVRGADLLDSTPRQLYLQELLGLPQPRYLHIPLLLQPDGHKLGKSYRSPPLPADRAPALLSRALRALGQRPPEELAQAGVGEVLAWGTRHWNPAAIPRQTALPEAEVR is encoded by the coding sequence ATGAGCCCAGCCACCGCCTACACCGGCCGCTTCGCCCCCACCCCCAGCGGCTACCTGCATTTCGGCTCGCTGGTCGCCGCCCTCGCCTCCTGGCTCGACGCCCGCGCCGCCGGCGGCCGCTGGCTGCTGCGCATGGAGGATCTCGATCCGCCCCGCGAGGTCCCCGGTGCCCAGGACGCCATCCTGCGCGCCCTGGAAACCTACGGACTGGAATGGGACGGCACGGTGCAACGGCAGAGCGCCCGTCATGCGGCCTATGCCGCGGCGGTCAACGACCTGCTGGCACGTGGCCTGGCCTATCCGTGCACCTGCTCGCGCAAGCAGCTCGAGGGCCAGACGATCTACCCCGGCACCTGCCGCGACGCCGGCCGGCCACTGGCCGATGCCGCCATCCGCCTGCGCGTGCCGGATGCCGAGTACCGCTTCGTTGACCGGGTGCAGGGCGCCTTCGCGCAGAACCTCGCCCGCGAGGTCGGCGACTTCGTGATCCGTCGCCGCGACGGCTTGTTCGCCTACCAGCTGGCGGTGGTGCTCGACGACGCCTGGCAGGGCGTCACCGACATCGTGCGCGGCGCCGACCTGCTCGACTCCACGCCGCGCCAGCTGTACCTGCAGGAACTGCTCGGCCTGCCGCAGCCGCGCTACCTGCACATTCCCCTGCTGCTGCAGCCGGACGGCCACAAGCTGGGCAAGTCTTACCGCTCGCCGCCACTGCCCGCCGATCGGGCGCCGGCACTGCTCAGCCGCGCCCTGCGCGCGCTCGGCCAGCGGCCGCCCGAGGAACTGGCGCAGGCCGGGGTCGGCGAGGTTCTGGCCTGGGGCACGCGGCACTGGAATCCCGCCGCCATCCCGCGGCAGACCGCCCTGCCCGAAGCCGAGGTGCGGTAA
- a CDS encoding pyridoxal phosphate-dependent aminotransferase, producing MAPSFSARSRAIAPFHVMALLARAHELQAAGHDVIHLEIGEPDFTTAEPIVRAGQAALAAGHTRYTAARGLPALREALAGFYARRHGLSIDPERILITPGGSGALLLAAALLVDPGKHWLLADPGYPCNRHFLRLVEGDAQLVPVGPESRYQLTPELIERHWNAGSVGALLASPANPTGTVLSRSELAALSAALRARGGHLLVDEIYHGLTYGLDAPSVLEVDDEAFVLNSFSKYFGMTGWRLGWLVAPPAAVPELEKLAQNLYISAPTLAQHAALACFEEETLAILEARRAEFARRRDYLLPALRDLGFTIAVEPQGAFYLYADISAFGGDAQAFCRHFLETEHVAFTPGLDFGHHLADRHVRFAYTQSLPRLEEAVERIARGLQSWRPDAL from the coding sequence ATGGCTCCGTCCTTCAGCGCGCGCAGCCGCGCCATCGCTCCCTTCCACGTCATGGCCCTGCTGGCGCGGGCTCACGAGTTGCAGGCCGCCGGTCATGACGTCATCCATCTGGAGATCGGCGAGCCGGATTTCACCACCGCCGAGCCCATCGTGCGCGCCGGTCAGGCGGCGCTGGCCGCCGGGCATACCCGCTACACCGCGGCGCGCGGCCTGCCGGCGCTGCGCGAGGCGCTGGCCGGTTTCTACGCCCGCCGCCATGGCCTCAGCATAGACCCCGAGCGCATCCTCATCACCCCCGGTGGCAGCGGCGCCCTGCTGCTGGCCGCGGCCCTGCTGGTTGATCCCGGCAAGCACTGGCTGCTCGCCGATCCGGGCTATCCGTGCAACCGCCACTTCCTGCGCCTGGTCGAGGGCGACGCGCAGCTGGTGCCGGTGGGGCCGGAGTCGCGCTACCAGCTGACCCCGGAGCTGATCGAGCGGCACTGGAACGCAGGCAGCGTCGGCGCGCTGCTCGCCTCGCCGGCCAATCCCACCGGCACGGTGCTGAGTCGTTCGGAGCTGGCGGCGCTGTCGGCGGCGCTGCGCGCGCGTGGCGGTCATCTGCTGGTCGACGAGATCTACCACGGTCTGACCTACGGGCTGGACGCGCCCAGCGTGCTGGAAGTGGACGACGAGGCCTTCGTGCTCAACAGCTTCTCCAAGTACTTCGGCATGACCGGCTGGCGCCTGGGCTGGCTGGTGGCACCGCCGGCGGCGGTGCCCGAGCTGGAGAAGCTGGCGCAGAACCTCTACATCAGTGCACCGACCCTGGCCCAGCATGCCGCGCTGGCCTGCTTCGAGGAGGAGACTCTGGCCATCCTCGAGGCGCGCCGCGCCGAGTTCGCGCGCCGCCGTGACTATCTACTGCCGGCCCTGCGCGACCTGGGCTTCACCATTGCCGTCGAGCCGCAGGGCGCCTTCTATCTGTACGCCGACATCTCGGCGTTCGGCGGCGATGCGCAGGCGTTCTGCCGGCACTTCCTGGAAACCGAGCACGTTGCCTTCACCCCGGGACTGGACTTCGGTCATCACCTGGCCGACCGCCACGTGCGCTTCGCCTACACCCAGAGCCTGCCGCGCCTCGAGGAGGCGGTGGAACGCATCGCGCGCGGCCTGCAGAGCTGGCGCCCCGATGCACTTTGA